In Gemmatimonadota bacterium, the genomic stretch AACACGATGGTGTAACTTTTGAGCAAGCTGCAGAAGCTTTTTTTGATCCCTTTCTAAAAGTGGTAGATGCGAGTCGTAGTGAAGAGTCTCGTGATGCCATT encodes the following:
- a CDS encoding BrnT family toxin, with the protein product MDIYYELHNITFVWNENKARTNSIKHDGVTFEQAAEAFFDPFLKVVDASRSEESRDAI